Proteins from a single region of Desulfobulbaceae bacterium:
- a CDS encoding ATP-dependent Clp protease proteolytic subunit yields the protein MNLIPMVVEQSPRGERAYDIYSRLLKERIIFLG from the coding sequence ATGAACCTGATACCGATGGTAGTCGAACAAAGCCCGCGTGGTGAGCGGGCCTACGACATCTATTCCAGACTACTGAAAGAACGGATTATCTTTCTCGGGA